TGGGCAAAATCCACAATCACTAGAGGTTTAGAATGCAAAATCTCCAAACGCCCCTTAACCCCATAAAAGTTTTCTAATAACGGCGCAATCGCTTCTAGCGGTAATTGAGTGAGTAGTTTGACCCCTAAAACGCCCGCTAAGATATTATAAAGGTTGTAACGCCCTAAAAGGGGGGAATGGATGAGGGCGATTTCTTTGAGATTAGGATCTCTTAAATCTTGTTGGTAACATAAAGATGCACTAATGGAGGGGGTGAGCGAAAAGGCTTGAATGTTTAAATGCGCTTTTTTATCCAGCGCGTAAGTGTGCGCATTAATGGGATTAAAAAGGGCGTTTGTTTCATCTCTGTTGATCACTTTCAAGCCCTCATCTTTAAAAAAGCTGTTTTTAGTGTCTCTGTAATTTTCTATACTTTTATGGAAATCTAGATGATCGCTTGTGATATTAGTGAGGATTTTAAGGGCAAAATCAAGCCCGGCAATGCGCTTTTGGACAATCGCATGGGAGCTCACTTCCATAATAAAGTATTCGCATTTTAAACGCATTGCTTCTTCTAAATCGCTATAAAGCTCTAAAAGAGTGGGCGTGGTCAAACCCTTTTCTTTGATTTGTTTGTCGTTGATAAAAAACCCTCTTGTGCCTAAAAGAGCGGTCTTTTTATTCAAATCTAAGAGCAAGGAATACATCAAACTCGCTGTGGTCGTTTTACCATTAGTGCCAGTAATCCCTACAATTTTAATCTTAAAATCAAAATAGTTTTTAAGCTCGTTAAAATCTAAAATAGCTAGGTTTTTTTCTGCAATTAGAGGAGAGTATTTTTCATTTAAAGGCGTTTTGACAAAAAGGATTTCGTTAGGGTTTTCTAAAACTTCGCAAGTGTTATCGCTTAAAAAAGAATAGGTGTGGTTTTGATAAGTCAGGGTTTTTTTAAGCTTCATTCTTTAAGCCTTATTGGATTTGAGGGCGTCTTCTAAAAGAGAACGCAAAAATTTATCGTAAATAAAAGAATCTTCATGCATGTTTTCAATGTAATTTATCGCTAATTCATAATAGCCATAGTGGTTCAATTCTTTCAAAAATTCATAAAAATCCTCTTTATTGTCAAAAATCACCCTAGAACTGAACATCAAATCTTCAAACGCTTCCTTAAAGCCGCGCTCCAAGCTCAAGCGTTTGAAATCCGCATACAAAATGCCATTCAATTCCTCGCTTTTTTGAGAAATTTGCGCATCAATCTTTTCAGCCATTTGGTTTAGCCCCTCATCAAAAGAAGCGATCAAATTGATGATTTGCTCTTCAGCCTGGTTTTTTAAACTCCGTTTTTGCATAGCGATCAAGCTTTGATACAATTCATAAAAGCTGTGGGCTTCTTTAGGGAAATCTTTAGCTATGTCGCTTAATAACGCTCCTACTTTGGCTTTTTGGTTGTCTTTATCCAAAAACAACACTTCAGAAAAAAGGCGTAACGCTTCAGCGTAACGGGCTTGTTTGAACGCTAAAAAGCCATCTTTAATCAACGCACGCT
This region of Helicobacter pylori genomic DNA includes:
- a CDS encoding UDP-N-acetylmuramoyl-L-alanyl-D-glutamate--2,6-diaminopimelate ligase, with the translated sequence MKLKKTLTYQNHTYSFLSDNTCEVLENPNEILFVKTPLNEKYSPLIAEKNLAILDFNELKNYFDFKIKIVGITGTNGKTTTASLMYSLLLDLNKKTALLGTRGFFINDKQIKEKGLTTPTLLELYSDLEEAMRLKCEYFIMEVSSHAIVQKRIAGLDFALKILTNITSDHLDFHKSIENYRDTKNSFFKDEGLKVINRDETNALFNPINAHTYALDKKAHLNIQAFSLTPSISASLCYQQDLRDPNLKEIALIHSPLLGRYNLYNILAGVLGVKLLTQLPLEAIAPLLENFYGVKGRLEILHSKPLVIVDFAHTTDGMQQVFESFKNQKITALFGAGGDRDKTKRPKMGTIASCYAHKIILTSDNPRSENEEDIIKDILKGISDSSKVVIEKDRKKAILNALENLKDDEVLLILGKGDENTQIFKDKTIFFSDQEVIKSYYQHLKQG